A segment of the Aureimonas sp. SA4125 genome:
GAACCTCTTTCCCAACCTCACGATCGAAGAAAATCTCTTCGTCGATGCCTTCCCCCGCCGCAGCCGGCTGTTGCCGTTCATCGATCGGGCAGAGATCCGGGCACGGACGACGGAGTTGCTGCGCGAGGTCGATCTCGAATTGAAGCCCTCGACGCCGGTGTCGCGGCTCAGCCAGGGCGAGCGGCAACTGGTCGAGATTGCCAAGGCTCTGTCGCGCAAAGCGCGGATCATCATCTTCGACGAGCCGACGACCTCCCTGACCAGGCCAGAAGTAACCCGGCTTTTCGCGATCATCGCGAGGCTGAAGGATCGCGGCATCGGCATCATTTACATCAGCCACGCCCTGGAAGACGTGATGGCGGTGTGTGACAGCATCACCATCCTGCGCGATGGAGTCGTTGCCGGTGCAGGTCCCCGCACGGAGATGACGGTCTCGCGCGTCGTCTCCATGATGGTTGGCCGCTCGATCGACACGATCTTTCCCGCCCGCACCGCCAGTCCGGGCCGCCCGCCCGTGCTGCAGATCGATCGCCTCAGTCAGCCTGGCGTCGCGCACGAAATAACGCTTGTTGTTCATGCCGGCGAGATACTTGGCCTTGCCGGCCTGATGGGCTCGGGCCGGTCCGAACTCGCCCGAATGATCTTCGGTCTCGACCGCTTCGCCACCGGCACGATCCGCATCGATGAAGCGATGCTGAAAAGGCCGACCCCTGGTGCAGCAATGGATGCCGGCATTGCCTTTCTCACCGAGGACCGGCGCGGCGAAGGGCTGCTGATGGATTTCAGCATCGCCGACAACGTCGTGCTCGCCTCGCTGCGCGACTTCGCCGGCGCGTTCGGTGTACTCGACAATGGCCGGATCGAACGCGAGGCGGCGGCGACCGGGCGCGCGGTGCACCTGTCGACCACGCGGGTCGCCGAGACCAAGGTGAAGCACCTCTCGGGGGGCAACCAGCAGAAGGTGGTGATCGGCAAGTGGCTGCGTCGCGAGCCGAGGCTCTTCATTCTCGACGAGCCGACTCGCGGCATCGACGTCGGCGCCAAGCAGGAGGTCTACCGCATCATCAACGGACTGACCGAGCGCGGCAGCGCAGTGCTGTTGATCTCCTCCGAGATCGAGGAACTGATCGGACTGTCCGACCGCATCCTCACCATCCATCGCGGCGAACTGACAGGCGAATTTGCCCGCGAGAGTTTTGACCGTGAGGTCATCATGACGGCGGCCACCGGCACCACTTCCGTTCCAAGGGAGCTCGTCGCTCGATGAAGATTGGCAGCCGCGTCCTCCTCACCATCCTGCAGAACGCCCCTTACCTCTTGTTCGCCGTGCTGCTCCTGACCTTCGGGCTGATGTCTGACCGGTTCCTGGCCATCGCCAACTTCCGCAACATCATCATTCAGGCGGCGCCGATTGCCATTCTCGCCATCGGCATGACCTTCGTGCTCCTGACCGCCGAGATCGACCTTTCGATCGGCGCCAGCATGTACCTGACGGCCAGCATTCTGGCACTGTACCTGCCCGATGTGGCCTGGCCGGTCGGCTTCCTGGCGGTGCTGCTGCTGGCTGCGCTGATCGGGGCGGTGAACGGGCTGATCGTCACCCGGCTGGGGGTCGCCTCCTTCATTGTCACGTTGTCGACGCTGTTCATCCTGCGTGGCATTGCAATGTTCCTGTCGAACACCCGCACGCTGATGTTCCCGGATTCGATCACCACGCTGAACCGGGCAAGTGTCTTCGGCATCCCCTCGGCGATCGTCATCTTCCTCCTCGTCTTCGCCATCGCCGCGGTCATCCTCCACCAGACGCCGTTCGGCCGGCAGGTCTATGCCGTCGGCGGCGATCCCGATGCGGCGCGAAAGGCAGGCCTGCCGGTGCAGCGCATCAAGCTGATGTGCTTCGTGCTGGCGGGTGCCTGCGCTGGCATTGGCGGCTTCGTCTCGATCACCCAGATCGGCGCGGCCGGCCCGAAATACGGCGACGGCATCGAGTTCGCGGCGATCGCCGCCTCGGTGCTCGGCGGTGTCTCGCTGTTCGGCGGCCGCGGCAGCGTCGCCGGCACGGTGTTCGGCGCGATCCTGATCAAGACCGTCCAGAACGGCCTCAACGTCATCAATGCCGACCCGTATGTCTACCCGCTGGTAACGGCTGCGATCATCTTCCTCGCGGTGGCGATCGACGGCATCCGCACCCGCATCATCGAGCGTCTGGAGCGGCGGACGATCCGTCCGCTCGAAGTCGTGTGAGCTTCTGCAACAGCCTTCAAGGACGCATGCCATGACCACAATCGCTCTCGTCGGTGCTGGCGGCAAGATGGGTTACCGTCTGGCCGGGAAGCTCAAGGAGTCGCGGTTCACTACCCGCTATGTCGAGGTAAGCGAGGCCGGTCGCGAGCGCCTGAAGACGGGTCTCGGGATCGACTGTAGCTCAGTCGAGGAGGCGGTCGCGGGAGCCGAAGTGGTGGTGCTGGCGGTGCCCGACACGGCGATCGGCAAGGTCGCCGCCGACATCGAACCGAGTCTCAGGCCGGGCACCCTCATCGTCGTGCTGGATGCCGCAGCGCCCTTCGCCGGCCACCTCCCCAACCGACCCGACCTCACCTACTTCGTCACCCATCCCTGCCATCCGCCGATCTTCAATGATGAGACCGACATCGAGGCAAAGCGCGACTTCTTCGGTGGCGTTGCGGCCAAGCAGCACATCGTCTCCTCGCTGATGCAGGGACCGGAGGAACACTATGCTCTCGGCGAGGAGGTGGCGCAGATCATCTGGGCGCCGGTGATGCGCTCGCACCGGATCAGCGTCGAGCAGATGGCGCTGCTTGAGCCGGGCCTGTCGGAAACCGTCTGCGCCAGTCTCCTCGACGTGATGCGCGAGGCGATGGACGAGGTGGTGCGGCGGGGCGTGCCGCGGGAAGCGGCACGCGATTTCCTGCTCGGCCACATGAACGTCTTGGGCGCGGTGATTTTCGAGGAGACGCCGGGCGTGTTTTCCGACGCCTGCAACAAGGCGATCGAGTTCGGCAAGCCGATGCTGATGCGCGACGACTGGAAGCGGGTATTCGAGCCGCAGGAACTCGCCGCCTCCATCCGGCGGATCACTTGAGGAAACATGCAATGGCACAGCTTCAAGGCGGCCTGATCGGCTGCGGATTTTTTGCACTGAACCATCTCAATGCTTGGCGGGACCTGTCGCGCGCGCCGGAGGGTGCCGCCATTGTCGCGCTCTGCGACCAAGACCCGGACCGGCTGGCGAAGGTCGCGGCCGACTTCGGCATCACGCGGACCTATACCGACGCGGCGGAAATGTTCGCGGCCGAAAAGCTCGATTTCGTCGACATTGTCACCACCGCGCCGAGCCACCGGGCGCTCGTTGAACTTGCCGCGAGCCATGCCGTCGCGGTGATCTGCCAGAAGCCGATGGCGCCGAGCATCGCCGACGGTCGCGCCATGGTCGAGGCCTGCGAGGCCGCGGGTGTCCCGATGATGGTGCACGAGAATTTTCGCTGGCAGAAGCCGGTCCTCGCCGTGCGCGACGTGCTTCAGTCCGGCGTCATCGGCCGGCCGTTCTGGGGTCGGGTCTCGTTCCGCTCGGGCTATGATGTGATCGCCGGCCAGCCGTACCTTGCCAAGGGAAAGCGCTTCATCATCGAGGATCTCGGCGTCCACGTGCTCGACACCGCCCGCTTCCTGTTTGGCGAGGTCTCGCGCCTCACCGCGTCGATCGCGACGGTGAACCCGAACATTGCCGGCGAGGACGTCGCCACCATGCTTCTCGTCCATGCGGGCGGCGTGACCTCGACCGTCGACTGCAGCTACTCCAGCCGAAGGGCCCGCGAATTGTTTCCCGAGGTGCTGGTCGACGTCGAGGGAACGGAGGGGTCGGTGCAGCTCGACGCCGGTTACGCGCTGACGGTGACGTCGCCGGGCGGCATCGAGCGGCGCGACGTGTCGCCGACCCTCCTCGGCTGGGCACAGAAGCCATGGCACGGGGTGCAGGAGAGTGTGCTCAACATCCAGCGCCACTTCGTCGAGACGCTCCGGGCCGGCACGTCGCCGGCGACTTCCGGCCAGGACAATCTGAAAACCTTCGCCCTCGTCGAGGCAGCCTATGGCAGCGCCGATAGCGGCAAGACGGTCGATCCGGAACGGTATGCATGATCGCCGGCCGCGCCACCCTGCTGTTTGGAACAGAGGAGGTGCCGCCGCCGATGCGACTGCTGCGCGCCGGCCCTCTGTCGGCCGAACTCGTCGGCGGCAATCTCGCGAAGATCCGATGGGGCGAGAGCGAAATCCTGCGCGCAATCGCCTTCCTCGTCCGTGACGAGAACTGGGGCAATTGCCCCGTGGAGATCGACACCCTCTCCGTCGAGGAGACGGCGGAACGCTTCACCGTATCCTATCGAGCTGTCTTTCGCGCGCCGGACGGGGCCGAGCTGCGATGCGACGCGTCGATCGAGGGAACCCCATCAGCCGGCCTCGTCTTCGAGGTTGTCGCGACGCCGACCGCGGCTTTCGCCACCAATCGCTGCGGGTTCTGCGTCCTGCATCCGGTCCTCGGCCTTTCCGGCACCCCTGTCCGGATCGAGCACACCGACGGCGTCATCCAGACCGCTGCGCTGCCGGAGCTGATCGCGCCGGCGCAGCCGTTCAAGGATATCCGCGCCATCAGCCATGCCGTCGCGCCGGGCGTCACGGCCACCTGCCGGATGGAGGGTGACGCCTTCGAGATGGAGGACCAGCGCGCCTGGACCGATGCCTCCTACAAGACCTACGTCCGGCCGCTGGCTCTGCCGTGGCCTTACACCCTTCCACCAGGCGTCCCTGAGCGCCAACGGGTGGCGCTGACGATCGAGGGCGGGCGCGGTGCCGTGGCAGCCGAACCTCGGCCGACAGCGGTGACGGTCACGCTTGGCGAGGCAGCCGGCGTTGTGCCGGATTTCGGACTGGGCATTGCGCCGGAGGATATCGCGGCGACGCTCGGGGCGATCGACGCGCTGCGCTTCGTCCGCCCGCAGCGTCTCGTCCTCCATTTCGATCCGCGCGCGGGGCACGGCCGCGAGGCCCTTGCGGGATTTGCGGCAATTCTTGCCGCCTGCCCCGCCAAGGCGACGCTCGAATGCGTCGTGCCGTGCGTCAGGGATCCGGCGGTGGAACTGCGCGAGATCGCGAACCTCGTCGACGAAACGGGCCTATCGCTGACCGACATCATGGTCAGTCCGGCACCCGACCTGAAGTCGACACCGCCCGGCAGCCGCTGGCCCGATTGCCCGCCGCTCGAGACCGTCTACACCGCAGCCCGCGCTGCCTTTCCCGACCTGCCGATTGGCGGCGGCATGATCAGCAGCTTCACGGAACTCAACCGCAAACGGCCGCCGGCCGGTCTGCTCGACGTCGTCAGTCACACCACGGCGGCGATCGTTCATGCCGCGGATGACCGCAGCGTGATGGAGACGCTGCAAAGCCTTCCCTTCGTCACCCGCTCCGTTCGCGCAATGATCGGGCGGGCGCGCTACCGCATCGGGCCGGCAGCCATCGGCATGCGCGACAACCCTTACGGCCCGTCCCTCTCCCCCAATCCCGGCGGCGCGCGGATCACCATGACCGATGCGGATCCGCGCCAGCGCGGTCTCTTCGCCGCCGCGTGGATGATCGGCTATGCTGCAGCGGTCGCCGACGCCGGTCTCGACGCGCTGACGCTCGGCGCCTTCGCCGGACCTTTCGGACTCGTCGATCCGGATGGCCGGAGGCGCCCCGCCATCCACGCGGCGCGGATGCTCGGCCAGTTGGCCGGACAGGCGGCGCGCCCGGCGAGATCAAGCGAGCCGGCAGCGGTTCTGGCCGTCTGCGGCGGCGATACCGTGCTCGTGGCCAACCTCACCGGGGAGCGCCAGGCTTGCCGCCTCCCCGGACTCGTCGCGATCGAGCGGCTGGACGAAGCGGCGCTGTCGCCGCTCCTCGACGGCGAACCGCTGCCGGTCGAACGGGGACCGGTCGAACGGGGAGCAGCCGACGGCTTCGAGCTCGGCGCTTTTGCCATCGCCATCGCGACGGTCGGGGCCACGCGATGACTTCTCCCCTCCTCCTGTCCTACTACGGCGACGACCTGACCGGCTCGACCGACGTCATGGAGGCGATGGAACTCCACGGCATCGAGACGGTCCTGTTCATGGACCTGCCGACGTCGGCGCAACGCGAGCGCTTCTCGACCTGCCGCGTCGTCGGGCTGGCCGGCACGAGCCGCAGCCAGACGCCGGACTGGATGGACGCGCACCTGCCGGCGGCTTTCCACTGGCTGCGCGAGATCGGCGCGCCGATCTGCCATTACAAGGTCTGCTCCACCTTCGATTCCGCGCCCGGCATCGGCAGCATCGGCCGCGCGATCGACATCGGTGCGGCGGTATTCGGCCAGGAGGCGACACTCCTGGTGGTCGGTGCGCCGGAGCTCAAGCGCTACACCGCGTTCGGCGAGCTCTTCGCCGGCTTTCGCGGCGTCAATTATCGCATCGACCGGCATCCCGTCATGCGCCAGCATCCGGTGACGCCAATGGACGAGGCGGATCTGACGCGCCATCTCGGCCGCCAGACCGACAAGCGCATCGGCCTTGTCGATCTCGTCGCCTTGAAGCGTGCCGATGGCGCCGACGCGATCGAAGCGGCCATCGCCGAGAGCGCCGTGGTGATGCTCGACGTGCTCGACACCGAAACGCAGGCGGCGGTTGGTGGCCACCTCTGGCGGCTGCGCGACCGCATGCCTTTCGTCGCCGGATCGTCGGGAGTCGAGTATGCGCTGGTCGCCCCGGAATCTGGAACCCCGCTCGCGGGGGCGCGCTTGCATTTCCCGCCTCCAGGCGCGCGCGGCGCCATCGCCGCCGTCTCGGGCAGCGTCTCCCCGACAACCGAGCGCCAGATCGCCCATGCCTGCGAGCACGGCTTTGGCGCCGTCGCGCTCGACCCTCTGGCCCTTACCGGAGGCTCGGCGGCCGCCGCGATCGCCGCCGCGGTGGAGGCCGGTTCACGGGTGCTCGAGGAAAGACGAAGCGTCGTTCTCTACACGGCCACGGGATCGCGCGATGTCGCGGCGGCAGCGATCGATGGGCACCGCCTGGGCGCGGCACTCGGCACGATCCTCCACAGCCTGGTGCGGCGGCACGGCCTTCGGCGCGCCTGCGTTTCCGGCGGCGACACGTCCAGCCACGCCATCCGCGCCCTCGGGCTCTACGCCCTCCAATGCGTCTACCCGCTGCCGAACTCGCCAGGATCGCCCCTATGCCGTGGCTTCAGCGAGGATGCGGCCATCGACGGGCTGGAGATCGCCTTCAAGGGCGGCCAGGTCGGCACCGATTCTTATTTCTGCCAGGTCCGCGACGGCTAGGACCGGCGGAAGGGTCGTGAAGAGCCTTACGGGGCCTGACATCTCGGAGGAAGCGATCGTCTCCGCCTCGTTCGAAGTCCTTTCGGAAGATAAGGGCGAGAGCCCGTCGGTCAGGCGCAGCGCCCTCAACGTGCTTTTCCGCGCCATCCCCTTCGTCAGCCTTGTCCTCGTCTTTTCGGTCATGGCCGGTATCAACCCGCGCGTCGCATCGAGTTTCGGGCTGGAACTGCTGCTCGCGCAGGCGGTGACGCTGGTGCTCGTGGCCCTCGCCCAGATGTTCGTGGTCGGCGGATCGGAGATCGATCTCGGCGTCGGGGCCTTTGCCGGCCTCGTCAACGTCGTCAGCTCGACCTTGCTGGTCACAACGCCGGCCTTCGGACTGCTCGCGCTCGTCGCCGGTCTCCTTGGCTACGTCGTCATCGGCCTGCTGATCCAGGCACGCGCCATCCCCGCCATCGTCGTGACGCTCGGCACCTCGTTCATTTTCGCCGGCATCGGCCAGACGCTGCAACCCTCGCCGGGCGGCGCCAGTCCCGAATGGCTGAGCAGTCTCTATGCGCTTGCCGTTCCCGGCATTCCGACGCCGCTTCTCCTGATCGGCCTTGCGACCGCTGTCGCCGTGGCGATCGACAGATCACCGACCGGGACCATCCTGCGTGCCTTCGGCAGTGCACCTTTGGCGCTCACCCGCAGCGGCTGGTCGCCGGTCCGCTACGCCGTCCTGCGCTACGTCATCGCCGGCGCTTTCGCGACCGCCGCCGGCCTATTCCTCACGGCCAGCAACGGCGCCAGCGACATCAATGCCGGCTCCTCCCTCACCCTGCTCGCCATCGCCGCGGTGGTGATCGGCGGCTGTCAGCTCGTCGGCGGAACGATCTCCCCCCTAGGGATGGTCGCGGGCGCGGTGACGCTGTCGCTGATCGGTGCGCTTCTGGCGTCGCTCGGCGTCAGCACCGATTTCAACGCCGCGGTTCAAGGCGGCCTGCTGATCGCCATGCTCAGCCTGCAGACGCTGGCCGCCTGGAGCCGCCGCCGTGCGTGAGGCGATCGGAACGCTCACCCGGCGGCGGCGCTGGATATGGCCGCTTCTCGGCATCCTTCTGCTCTGGGCGGCGCTGGTGGTGTTGACCGACCGTTTCAGCGTCTACAGCCTGTCCGGCGTCGCGACGTCCGCTGCCTTTCTGCTGTTGCCGGCGCTTGGGCAGATGCTGGTGATCACCACGGGGCGCGGCAATATCGACCTGTCCCTGCCGAGTGTCGTGACGCTCAGTGCCTATCTGACGATCGCCGTATCGGGCGGTCGCGACGCTGGCGTGCTGCCGGCATTTGCGGCGGTGCTGGCCTGTGGCCTTGTCGTCGGCACCTGCAATGCGCTGACGGTGCTGGTGCTGCGGATCCCGGCGATGATCGCCACCCTGGCCAGCGGATACATTCTCGCCACCGCGACGCTCGTCCTCAACGGCGTGATCCGGGCCGCCGGATCAGCCCCAAGTCTCGTATCTGCTACCAGCGGCCGACTGGGCCCGTTGCCCTACATCGCGATCGGCGCCGTTCTGGTCGCAGCGGCCTGCGCCGTCATGCTGTCGTTCAGCAGTTGGGGGCGAAAGCTTGCCGCCGTCGGACAAAACCCGGAGGCCGCGAGGCTGTCGGGCATCAAGACACGGCGCGTCGATGCCTCTGCCTTCATCGCCAGTTCCATTCTCGCAAGCCTGACAGGCTTCCTCCTGTCCGGTTATGCCGGCGACGCGTTCTTGGAAATGGGAGCGCCCTATCTGCTGCAGTCCGTCGGGGCGGTCGTTCTGGGTGGCACGCTGATTTCCGGCGGCGCCGCGACGACCCTTGGAACCGCCATGGGCGCGTTCCTGCTGGTGATGATCGTCACCACGATGCAGATCGCGGGCCTGCCGGTACAGGATATCCTGCAGGGCACAGCCATCATCGCTGTCCTGAGCCTTGCAGGCAACCGCACGCAACTGAGAGGGCGGTGAGACGCCGTCGATTGACCCATATCGGGTCGGCCTCCAATTTGAAAATCGTCGTCCCCCACACCAACCGACAAAGCCTAGACGTTATTGACCTGCGCAAGTCATTGGATATAGTTCAATTCGATATAAAAATACTGCACTGCAATATTCAACGCGAGAACGCGCTCTTTTAACTTGAGATGAACGCGTCCGATTGGGGGGAACGGAATGACTTTGCGATATCTGAGTGGTACGGCCGCCGCACTGCTACTCGGCGTCAGCATTGGTGTCGCAGGTTGGGCCGCGCCAGCCGTCGCGCAGACCAAACTGGTCGGCGCCAGCCAATTCGACGAGAACCACGCCTTCACCAAGACGATGCGCAAATTCGAGGAATTGGTATCAGCCTGCTACACTGAAGAGCCGATTGTTTTCGAGATGCACCTCAACTCCGAGCTCGGGCTGGAGAAGGACTACGTTGCATACATGAATCAGGGCCTTTCGGTGGACTATGCGGTGGCTTCGCCCGCCCATATGTCGACCTTTTCGAAGATGGCGCCACTGATGGACATGCCGTTCCTGTTCCGGGACGAGGATCACTGGAAGAAGGTGCTCGAGGCGGACGCGCTGAAGCCGATTGCCGACGACATTCTGGCAAAGGCCGACATCCGGCTTCTGGGCTATGCGGGCGGCGGCACGCGCAACATCTTCGCGACGCGGCCGGTCACCAACATGGAAGAGATGAAGGGACTGTCGATCCGCATGCAGGGCGCCCCGATCTGGACCAGTGTCTTCGGTGCGCTCGGCGCGGCGCCGACCGTGATCGCCTACAACGAAGTCTACAACGCCATCCAGACCGGCGTCATCGAGGCCGCCGAGAACGAGGCTGCCGGCGTCGAGCAGATGAAGTTCTTCGAAGTGGGGCCGGAACTCTCGCTGACAAAGCACGCCATCACCATCCGGCCGCTGATGATGTCCAACAAGATCTATCAGGGCCTGCCGGAAGCCCTGCAGAAGTGCATCGACGAAGCCGGTCCCAAAGCGGGCCAGCATGGTCGCGACATCGAAAGCAGCGAGGACGGCAAGAAGGTCGACGCCATGGTCGAAAAGGGCTGGATCAAGACGCACGAATTCACCGACCGCGACGCGATGCTCTCAGCCGCCAGTCCGGTGCTCGAGGCCTATGCCGAGGAACTCGGCGCAGCCGAAGTTCTGAAGAACATCCAGGCGATCCGGTAGGACGCCGCTGCGCCGGGGCGGCCCCGCCGCCCCGGCGCTTCACAATGCCTCCGCATTTCCCGCACTTTCGGTAGAATCCATGCATCGCATTCTCGACGCAGTCCACCTGGTCCTCAAGGTGGCGCTCGGCCTGCTTGTTGCCGGCCTCATCATACCCGTGACCATGCAGGTGCTGTCACGCTCCGACTACATTCCGCGCTTTATCTGGACCGAGGAAGTGGCCCGATTCTGCTTCGTCTGGATGATCATGATCGGCGCGATGTGCGCGGTGCGCGATGGCACACATTTCGACCTCGAAATTCTGCCGGAGTCCAGCAATCCCAAGGTTGAGCGGGCGAAACGCATCTTTGTTCATCTGATGATCTCGCTCGTTGCACTCATCTTCGTCTGGTACGGCTGGCAGTTTCTCCTCTTCGGCTGGTACCAGACCTCGGAGATCGCCTCGCTGCCGATGAACTGGATATTCGTCGCCTGGCCGCTGATGGGCGTCGTCACGCTACTCTTCATGGCCGAGAAGATCATGCTCGAACTTCGCCGCCCCGCGGGGGAAGCGGCATGACCCCCGGTTTCGTCGCCGCGCTGCTTTTCGGGCTGTTCCTGCTGTTCATCATCTTGCGGGTGCCGGTCGCCTTCGCGCTCGCGCTCGCCTGCATCCCAGTGTTCTTCCTAGAGCCCCGGCTGACGCCGATTCTGCTGCTCCAGGAGATGTTTCGCTCCTACAATTCCTTCGTCCTTCTTGCGGTGCCGTTCTTCCTGCTCGCCGCCAATCTGATGAACGCGGCGGGAATCACCGACCGGCTGATACGATTATCGCGGGCGCTGGTCGGGCACCTTCCAGGTGGTCTCGGCCACGTCAATGTCGTCGTGTCGATGTTCTTCGCCGGGATATCGGGTAGCTCGACCGCGGACGCGGCCGGCATCGGATCGCTGCTGATCCCGCAGATGAGGAAGGAGGGATTCTCGGCATCCTTCTCCGTCGCCGTGACTGCCTGTTCCTCTGTCATGGGTGTGATCATCCCGCCGTCCATCCTGATGGTCGTCTGGGGCGGGCTGATGTCGGTCTCGATCGGTGGACTGTTCCTTGCCGGCATCATTCCGGGCATCCTGATTGCGGCGGCGCAGATGATTACCGTTTACGTCTATGCCAGGCGCAAAGGCATGGGGCTGCACAGCCGGGCAACGCTGCGCGAACTGGCTGGCGCCGTTCTCGGCGCCGCGCTGGCGCTGTTGACGCCGATCATTATCGTCGGCGGCATCGTCGGTGGCTTCTTCACGCCCACCGAAGCCTCG
Coding sequences within it:
- a CDS encoding phosphogluconate dehydrogenase C-terminal domain-containing protein, yielding MQQPSRTHAMTTIALVGAGGKMGYRLAGKLKESRFTTRYVEVSEAGRERLKTGLGIDCSSVEEAVAGAEVVVLAVPDTAIGKVAADIEPSLRPGTLIVVLDAAAPFAGHLPNRPDLTYFVTHPCHPPIFNDETDIEAKRDFFGGVAAKQHIVSSLMQGPEEHYALGEEVAQIIWAPVMRSHRISVEQMALLEPGLSETVCASLLDVMREAMDEVVRRGVPREAARDFLLGHMNVLGAVIFEETPGVFSDACNKAIEFGKPMLMRDDWKRVFEPQELAASIRRIT
- a CDS encoding four-carbon acid sugar kinase family protein; translation: MTSPLLLSYYGDDLTGSTDVMEAMELHGIETVLFMDLPTSAQRERFSTCRVVGLAGTSRSQTPDWMDAHLPAAFHWLREIGAPICHYKVCSTFDSAPGIGSIGRAIDIGAAVFGQEATLLVVGAPELKRYTAFGELFAGFRGVNYRIDRHPVMRQHPVTPMDEADLTRHLGRQTDKRIGLVDLVALKRADGADAIEAAIAESAVVMLDVLDTETQAAVGGHLWRLRDRMPFVAGSSGVEYALVAPESGTPLAGARLHFPPPGARGAIAAVSGSVSPTTERQIAHACEHGFGAVALDPLALTGGSAAAAIAAAVEAGSRVLEERRSVVLYTATGSRDVAAAAIDGHRLGAALGTILHSLVRRHGLRRACVSGGDTSSHAIRALGLYALQCVYPLPNSPGSPLCRGFSEDAAIDGLEIAFKGGQVGTDSYFCQVRDG
- a CDS encoding ABC transporter permease, whose amino-acid sequence is MREAIGTLTRRRRWIWPLLGILLLWAALVVLTDRFSVYSLSGVATSAAFLLLPALGQMLVITTGRGNIDLSLPSVVTLSAYLTIAVSGGRDAGVLPAFAAVLACGLVVGTCNALTVLVLRIPAMIATLASGYILATATLVLNGVIRAAGSAPSLVSATSGRLGPLPYIAIGAVLVAAACAVMLSFSSWGRKLAAVGQNPEAARLSGIKTRRVDASAFIASSILASLTGFLLSGYAGDAFLEMGAPYLLQSVGAVVLGGTLISGGAATTLGTAMGAFLLVMIVTTMQIAGLPVQDILQGTAIIAVLSLAGNRTQLRGR
- a CDS encoding TRAP transporter substrate-binding protein, with the translated sequence MTLRYLSGTAAALLLGVSIGVAGWAAPAVAQTKLVGASQFDENHAFTKTMRKFEELVSACYTEEPIVFEMHLNSELGLEKDYVAYMNQGLSVDYAVASPAHMSTFSKMAPLMDMPFLFRDEDHWKKVLEADALKPIADDILAKADIRLLGYAGGGTRNIFATRPVTNMEEMKGLSIRMQGAPIWTSVFGALGAAPTVIAYNEVYNAIQTGVIEAAENEAAGVEQMKFFEVGPELSLTKHAITIRPLMMSNKIYQGLPEALQKCIDEAGPKAGQHGRDIESSEDGKKVDAMVEKGWIKTHEFTDRDAMLSAASPVLEAYAEELGAAEVLKNIQAIR
- a CDS encoding TRAP transporter large permease, encoding MTPGFVAALLFGLFLLFIILRVPVAFALALACIPVFFLEPRLTPILLLQEMFRSYNSFVLLAVPFFLLAANLMNAAGITDRLIRLSRALVGHLPGGLGHVNVVVSMFFAGISGSSTADAAGIGSLLIPQMRKEGFSASFSVAVTACSSVMGVIIPPSILMVVWGGLMSVSIGGLFLAGIIPGILIAAAQMITVYVYARRKGMGLHSRATLRELAGAVLGAALALLTPIIIVGGIVGGFFTPTEASVIAALYALFLGMVVYRTIGLRLLTQVLYDTGRFASIALFCIGTASAFGWILAYFKVPAALVAYVQAMDLGVTEMGFAVAIAFLIIGCFIDAIPAIIILGTVLWPVTQSVGMHPIHFAMIGVISLAFGLVTPPYGLCLLISCSVAGISVKRVLRDVSIILAPMLLILALVIIFPSISLWLPRLLMPQFVN
- a CDS encoding ABC transporter permease, producing the protein MKSLTGPDISEEAIVSASFEVLSEDKGESPSVRRSALNVLFRAIPFVSLVLVFSVMAGINPRVASSFGLELLLAQAVTLVLVALAQMFVVGGSEIDLGVGAFAGLVNVVSSTLLVTTPAFGLLALVAGLLGYVVIGLLIQARAIPAIVVTLGTSFIFAGIGQTLQPSPGGASPEWLSSLYALAVPGIPTPLLLIGLATAVAVAIDRSPTGTILRAFGSAPLALTRSGWSPVRYAVLRYVIAGAFATAAGLFLTASNGASDINAGSSLTLLAIAAVVIGGCQLVGGTISPLGMVAGAVTLSLIGALLASLGVSTDFNAAVQGGLLIAMLSLQTLAAWSRRRA
- a CDS encoding Gfo/Idh/MocA family oxidoreductase produces the protein MAQLQGGLIGCGFFALNHLNAWRDLSRAPEGAAIVALCDQDPDRLAKVAADFGITRTYTDAAEMFAAEKLDFVDIVTTAPSHRALVELAASHAVAVICQKPMAPSIADGRAMVEACEAAGVPMMVHENFRWQKPVLAVRDVLQSGVIGRPFWGRVSFRSGYDVIAGQPYLAKGKRFIIEDLGVHVLDTARFLFGEVSRLTASIATVNPNIAGEDVATMLLVHAGGVTSTVDCSYSSRRARELFPEVLVDVEGTEGSVQLDAGYALTVTSPGGIERRDVSPTLLGWAQKPWHGVQESVLNIQRHFVETLRAGTSPATSGQDNLKTFALVEAAYGSADSGKTVDPERYA
- a CDS encoding sugar ABC transporter ATP-binding protein; its protein translation is MAAPLIEIDGLTKSFFGVRVLHGVGLTLQRGQVLGLVGENGSGKSTTMNILGGVHQPDAGTMRLDGKPYAPVAPEAAIRAGIAFIHQELNLFPNLTIEENLFVDAFPRRSRLLPFIDRAEIRARTTELLREVDLELKPSTPVSRLSQGERQLVEIAKALSRKARIIIFDEPTTSLTRPEVTRLFAIIARLKDRGIGIIYISHALEDVMAVCDSITILRDGVVAGAGPRTEMTVSRVVSMMVGRSIDTIFPARTASPGRPPVLQIDRLSQPGVAHEITLVVHAGEILGLAGLMGSGRSELARMIFGLDRFATGTIRIDEAMLKRPTPGAAMDAGIAFLTEDRRGEGLLMDFSIADNVVLASLRDFAGAFGVLDNGRIEREAAATGRAVHLSTTRVAETKVKHLSGGNQQKVVIGKWLRREPRLFILDEPTRGIDVGAKQEVYRIINGLTERGSAVLLISSEIEELIGLSDRILTIHRGELTGEFARESFDREVIMTAATGTTSVPRELVAR
- a CDS encoding TRAP transporter small permease, translating into MHRILDAVHLVLKVALGLLVAGLIIPVTMQVLSRSDYIPRFIWTEEVARFCFVWMIMIGAMCAVRDGTHFDLEILPESSNPKVERAKRIFVHLMISLVALIFVWYGWQFLLFGWYQTSEIASLPMNWIFVAWPLMGVVTLLFMAEKIMLELRRPAGEAA
- a CDS encoding ABC transporter permease is translated as MKIGSRVLLTILQNAPYLLFAVLLLTFGLMSDRFLAIANFRNIIIQAAPIAILAIGMTFVLLTAEIDLSIGASMYLTASILALYLPDVAWPVGFLAVLLLAALIGAVNGLIVTRLGVASFIVTLSTLFILRGIAMFLSNTRTLMFPDSITTLNRASVFGIPSAIVIFLLVFAIAAVILHQTPFGRQVYAVGGDPDAARKAGLPVQRIKLMCFVLAGACAGIGGFVSITQIGAAGPKYGDGIEFAAIAASVLGGVSLFGGRGSVAGTVFGAILIKTVQNGLNVINADPYVYPLVTAAIIFLAVAIDGIRTRIIERLERRTIRPLEVV